A genomic segment from Treponema sp. Marseille-Q3903 encodes:
- a CDS encoding 16S rRNA (uracil(1498)-N(3))-methyltransferase encodes MRQFILEKQEIKNGLIEIDGKDFRYLRSVLRVKIGDMLNVRMKDGCLQNATVAKINENSKTIILQLCANNQKTSITRGVQADEIDGNVPDREYWLFQFLPKIQKFELIVRQAVECGVKVVIPVIGEYTEKSSISALSGAKLQRLERIIKEARQQSGSPVDSKVLEPVSLQRAVELWNESCRGEKSLSVVLSERDHCSENLHKALDDADDFMKLKKICIAVGSEGGISGDEIKYLREKGMFHAVHFAVNILRCETAALYGIAAVQSAIS; translated from the coding sequence ATGCGTCAGTTTATTCTTGAAAAACAGGAAATCAAAAACGGACTCATTGAGATAGATGGAAAAGATTTTCGTTATCTTCGCAGCGTTCTTCGTGTAAAAATCGGCGATATGCTGAATGTCCGCATGAAAGATGGGTGCCTTCAGAATGCAACAGTTGCAAAAATCAATGAAAATTCAAAGACAATCATTTTGCAGCTCTGTGCAAACAATCAAAAAACGTCGATAACGCGCGGCGTCCAAGCTGATGAAATCGACGGCAATGTTCCGGATAGAGAATACTGGCTCTTTCAGTTTTTGCCGAAAATCCAAAAGTTTGAACTCATCGTGCGGCAGGCAGTTGAATGTGGAGTAAAAGTTGTAATTCCTGTAATCGGCGAATATACGGAAAAAAGCAGCATCAGCGCACTTTCCGGGGCAAAACTTCAGAGGCTTGAAAGAATTATAAAAGAAGCGCGCCAGCAAAGCGGCTCACCTGTCGATTCAAAAGTTTTAGAACCGGTCTCGTTGCAGAGAGCTGTTGAATTGTGGAACGAAAGTTGTCGCGGAGAAAAATCACTCAGCGTTGTTTTATCTGAACGAGATCATTGCTCTGAAAACTTGCACAAAGCGCTAGATGACGCAGATGATTTTATGAAATTAAAAAAAATATGCATTGCGGTCGGAAGCGAAGGCGGAATCAGCGGCGATGAAATAAAATATTTACGTGAAAAAGGTATGTTTCACGCAGTTCATTTTGCCGTAAATATATTAAGGTGTGAAACAGCCGCTCTTTACGGAATTGCGGCTGTTCAATCAGCAATAAGTTAG
- a CDS encoding WecB/TagA/CpsF family glycosyltransferase: MAVKRISLIGVPVDICSPENLENEILEILAKPGTKQIILLSIWDLLKARHKSDFADCVKNADLILPISKSILKGSKFLKKDVPVRYNPFSAVIQILSILDSHYKTLYMLGSSEKTLNKAERNIRDTFCNLRLIGRYVGYYPKGVESDIVQAIFKAQPSLVLLSDGVKEKNCWPYRRRNQFSSSIFLYYKDAFGIFSERIKRVKEKTFDRGHEIYSEIVRNPFKIFLLLPYIWYVTVLIWYRLFKKQ; this comes from the coding sequence ATGGCGGTTAAACGAATTTCATTGATTGGAGTTCCTGTAGATATTTGTTCTCCGGAAAATCTTGAAAACGAAATACTTGAAATTTTGGCAAAACCCGGAACAAAGCAGATAATCTTGCTTTCAATCTGGGATTTATTAAAAGCTCGTCATAAAAGCGATTTTGCAGACTGTGTAAAAAATGCAGACTTGATTCTTCCGATTTCAAAGAGCATTCTCAAAGGTTCCAAATTTTTGAAAAAAGACGTTCCTGTGAGATATAATCCGTTTAGCGCAGTCATTCAGATTCTCTCGATTTTAGATTCTCACTATAAAACTCTTTATATGCTCGGTTCCAGCGAAAAAACTTTGAACAAAGCCGAACGAAATATCCGCGATACTTTTTGCAACTTAAGGTTGATCGGGCGGTACGTAGGTTATTATCCGAAAGGAGTTGAAAGTGACATCGTGCAGGCAATTTTTAAGGCGCAGCCTTCTTTGGTTTTGTTGAGCGACGGTGTAAAAGAAAAAAACTGCTGGCCGTATCGCAGACGGAATCAATTCTCATCATCGATATTTTTATACTACAAAGACGCATTTGGAATTTTTTCCGAGCGAATAAAGAGAGTAAAAGAAAAGACTTTTGACAGAGGTCACGAAATCTATTCGGAGATTGTCAGAAACCCTTTCAAAATATTTTTGTTACTTCCTTATATTTGGTATGTAACAGTTTTAATCTGGTACAGATTGTTCAAAAAACAATAA
- a CDS encoding sigma 54-interacting transcriptional regulator — MDFHDTGTISLISNREDIIGFCKGICKEYVELHVQSELSDMVPTVSCVLQLIDASLFIKPNPKILQYAQINDNLICILPFDVSNEIKEYVENTFKHIVPYPGDFKHFRNFCTKIAEKILREKRNEDNEILENENVDASFFGFFSGQSKLVKIVRQQIKNAALTENPVLILGETGTGKSTAADVIHRLSSRKNHEMVSFSISTLVDTLAASTFFGATKGAFTSADNPQQGILEIADKSTLFLDEFGSLSPEGQAMLLTVLESGNYKKVGSGIEEHVDVRFIFATNADIKKMLEKKTFREDLYYRIDTVIKLPPLREHAEDIPGMVNSFMLSSNKIMTPVAIEKLVNYKWPGNIRQLKKTLAKTVEETKKDTITADLIKFCGYNL, encoded by the coding sequence GTGGATTTTCATGATACAGGTACGATTTCTTTAATTTCAAACCGCGAAGATATAATCGGATTCTGTAAAGGCATCTGCAAAGAATATGTTGAATTACATGTTCAATCGGAATTATCGGATATGGTTCCAACTGTTTCATGCGTTCTCCAGCTTATAGACGCATCTTTGTTTATCAAGCCAAATCCAAAAATATTACAGTATGCACAGATAAATGATAACCTTATCTGCATTTTGCCTTTTGATGTATCAAATGAAATAAAAGAGTATGTCGAGAACACTTTTAAACATATTGTTCCTTATCCTGGCGATTTTAAACATTTCAGAAATTTTTGTACAAAGATTGCAGAGAAAATTCTGCGCGAAAAAAGGAATGAAGATAATGAGATCCTTGAAAACGAAAATGTAGATGCTTCTTTTTTCGGATTTTTCTCAGGACAGTCCAAACTAGTCAAAATCGTCAGGCAGCAGATAAAAAACGCCGCTCTGACTGAAAATCCGGTTTTAATTCTTGGCGAAACAGGAACGGGAAAATCTACGGCGGCAGATGTAATCCATCGTCTTTCGAGCAGAAAAAATCACGAAATGGTTTCATTCAGCATTTCAACTTTGGTCGATACTCTTGCAGCCAGCACTTTTTTTGGCGCAACAAAAGGAGCTTTTACAAGTGCGGATAATCCTCAGCAAGGTATTCTTGAAATTGCAGATAAAAGTACGTTGTTCCTTGATGAATTCGGTTCGCTTTCTCCAGAAGGTCAGGCAATGCTGTTGACTGTTCTGGAATCAGGGAATTATAAAAAAGTCGGTAGCGGAATTGAAGAACATGTTGACGTTCGTTTTATTTTTGCCACGAATGCAGATATTAAAAAAATGCTTGAGAAAAAAACTTTCCGTGAAGATTTATATTACAGAATTGATACGGTGATAAAACTTCCGCCATTGCGAGAGCATGCTGAGGATATTCCTGGAATGGTAAATTCATTTATGCTTTCTTCAAATAAAATAATGACGCCAGTTGCCATCGAAAAACTTGTGAACTATAAATGGCCGGGAAATATACGTCAGCTCAAAAAGACTCTTGCAAAAACTGTCGAAGAAACAAAAAAAGATACAATCACGGCAGATTTAATTAAGTTCTGCGGATATAATTTGTAA
- the recQ gene encoding DNA helicase RecQ: MFQVFSCYNNYVKIVNDAFVGAKPELLLKTIFGYDSFRPLQKEIIKNVLNGKDTLAVMPTGGGKSLCYQLPALIKEGITVVVSPLISLMQDQVRSLETVGIHSVFLNSSLSWEDYIAAVDEIKSNKVKIVYVSPEGLATARIREILSSPDIKVSCITIDEAHCVSQWGHDFRPDYLEIYSIRNFFPKAVMLALTATATEHVRTDIIQNLGMKKPSIFISSFNRENIFLEIQQKQNGLEQVIQFIKKHPGESGIIYCYSRKQVDELTKKLDNLGYSVLKYHAGLSDENRSKNQNLFINDEVQIIVATIAFGMGINKPNVRYVINYDIPKSVEEYYQEIGRAGRDGLPSSALLLYSPADVHKVRFFFEDAADPEKSEILLQNMVSFATTRSCRRKALLAYFGEQYTSQNEDANCCCDICSIGGIPLKDVTIPAQKLLCCIIRTQQRFGANYIADVLLGSKNKRIIENGHDKLTTWGIGTEYSKKEWLELTDALISENYLIKTGEYNVLTLSVLGKTFISTRTSLKLPIRHVIKSFPKKNRRLKGTCGKTGEQIIAEEPADDDFQAEKIISSLKMWRTRKAYDLNAAPYMIFGDKTILDLAAKKPASRSELSNIYGLGKVKAEEFGNSLLQIISAELN, encoded by the coding sequence ATGTTTCAAGTGTTTTCATGCTATAATAACTATGTGAAAATAGTAAATGATGCTTTTGTTGGTGCTAAACCAGAGTTACTGCTTAAAACAATTTTCGGCTACGATTCATTTCGCCCTCTTCAAAAAGAAATAATCAAAAATGTACTGAACGGAAAAGACACTCTTGCGGTAATGCCTACAGGAGGCGGAAAATCTCTTTGTTATCAGCTGCCTGCATTGATAAAAGAAGGCATAACAGTCGTCGTCTCCCCTTTGATTTCTCTTATGCAAGATCAAGTTCGTTCGCTTGAAACTGTTGGAATTCATTCAGTATTTTTAAACAGCTCTCTTTCATGGGAAGATTATATTGCTGCCGTAGATGAAATAAAATCAAACAAAGTGAAGATTGTTTACGTTTCACCGGAAGGGCTTGCGACTGCCAGAATTCGTGAAATTCTTTCATCGCCGGATATAAAAGTAAGCTGCATCACAATCGATGAAGCACACTGCGTCTCTCAATGGGGGCACGACTTCCGTCCCGACTATCTTGAAATTTATTCAATAAGAAACTTTTTTCCAAAGGCAGTCATGCTGGCGCTGACCGCAACAGCTACAGAACACGTTCGGACAGACATAATTCAAAATCTTGGAATGAAAAAACCCTCCATTTTCATATCAAGCTTTAATCGTGAAAACATCTTCCTTGAAATTCAACAAAAACAAAACGGTCTTGAGCAAGTGATTCAATTTATAAAAAAGCATCCAGGTGAAAGCGGAATCATATATTGCTATTCGCGCAAGCAAGTTGACGAACTTACAAAAAAGCTAGACAACCTTGGATATTCGGTTCTCAAATACCACGCAGGGCTTTCGGACGAAAATCGCTCCAAAAATCAAAATCTTTTTATCAACGATGAAGTGCAAATTATTGTCGCAACAATTGCATTCGGAATGGGAATAAACAAACCGAACGTGCGTTATGTTATAAATTACGATATCCCTAAATCTGTAGAAGAATATTATCAGGAAATCGGGAGAGCAGGACGCGACGGGCTGCCATCATCAGCATTGCTTTTGTACAGCCCAGCCGACGTTCACAAAGTTCGTTTCTTTTTTGAAGACGCTGCCGACCCGGAAAAATCTGAGATTTTGTTGCAAAATATGGTTTCTTTCGCGACAACGCGCAGCTGCCGCCGCAAAGCTCTCCTTGCTTATTTTGGAGAACAATACACCTCGCAAAACGAAGATGCGAATTGCTGTTGTGATATTTGCAGTATCGGCGGCATTCCATTAAAAGATGTCACCATTCCAGCACAAAAACTCCTTTGCTGTATAATCCGCACGCAACAGCGTTTCGGCGCAAACTACATAGCAGACGTATTGCTCGGTTCAAAAAACAAAAGAATTATAGAGAACGGGCACGACAAACTGACTACTTGGGGAATCGGGACGGAATATTCAAAAAAAGAGTGGCTGGAATTGACAGACGCTCTAATCAGTGAAAATTATCTGATTAAGACAGGTGAATACAATGTGCTGACACTCTCCGTGCTCGGGAAAACATTTATTTCAACACGCACCTCCCTCAAGCTTCCGATCAGACATGTGATCAAATCGTTTCCTAAGAAAAATAGACGTCTGAAAGGAACTTGCGGCAAAACAGGCGAGCAAATCATTGCGGAAGAACCAGCCGACGACGATTTTCAGGCAGAAAAAATAATTTCCTCGTTAAAAATGTGGCGAACACGAAAAGCTTACGATTTGAACGCAGCACCTTACATGATTTTTGGTGACAAGACGATTTTAGATCTTGCAGCAAAAAAGCCGGCATCTCGAAGCGAACTGTCGAACATATACGGGCTTGGAAAAGTCAAAGCAGAAGAATTCGGAAATTCACTTTTACAAATTATATCCGCAGAACTTAATTAA
- a CDS encoding YifB family Mg chelatase-like AAA ATPase: MQIFSFSPFGYEGALVTVEVDLRRGIPAVDIVGLADGAVKESRERMQAAIRNSGFDFPPERVLISLSPADLKKEGAGFDLPVALAVLGMYALSNEEQDFLCEPVLVMGELELSGKVRSVKGIHAAVSTAAASGIRTAIVPELNADEARQVVGVKIYGADTLENAFRAMRDKSFFDSQNCDVQSDQKPKGCDEIDGVYFPKISPGYEFADLKGQKQLVRSLQIAAAGGHNMIAIGAPGCGKTMAIQMFPALNPILTMEEAQSVTRIWSLAGLIKPSEPLVRIPPFRIPHQTATIEGICGGGPNCRPGEISLSHNGVLFLDEAAEFRSSVLQMLRVPLENGQITLSRAGRNTVYPANFQLLMAVNPCPCGNFGSKTKLCLCSAKSIDLYWKKFSAPLLDRIDLRVFVENNCNNLEDEAERPGLETTSEIRKGIARAINRQRERNDIKNAKLTPEEIAETCKLGTQALKILDNATNRYGFSPRAVSSCIKVARTIADISGDEEIEAEDIREAVDYRKLCCNIVPEL; this comes from the coding sequence ATGCAGATTTTTTCTTTTTCGCCTTTCGGGTACGAAGGAGCACTTGTCACTGTTGAGGTTGATTTGAGGCGTGGGATTCCTGCCGTGGATATTGTTGGGTTAGCCGATGGTGCTGTAAAAGAATCTAGAGAAAGGATGCAGGCTGCTATACGAAATTCAGGGTTTGATTTTCCGCCGGAGCGAGTGTTGATCAGTTTGTCGCCTGCCGATTTGAAAAAAGAAGGTGCAGGTTTTGATTTGCCGGTTGCTTTAGCTGTACTTGGGATGTACGCTTTGAGTAATGAAGAACAAGATTTTTTATGTGAACCGGTGTTGGTTATGGGTGAATTGGAACTGTCGGGGAAGGTAAGGTCTGTCAAAGGGATTCATGCGGCAGTATCAACAGCAGCTGCATCGGGAATTAGAACGGCGATTGTTCCTGAATTAAATGCCGATGAAGCAAGGCAAGTTGTGGGAGTAAAAATTTATGGTGCTGACACGCTTGAAAATGCTTTTCGTGCGATGAGGGACAAATCTTTTTTTGACTCACAAAACTGCGACGTACAATCAGATCAAAAACCGAAAGGTTGCGATGAAATCGACGGCGTTTATTTTCCCAAAATTTCTCCCGGCTATGAATTTGCAGATTTGAAAGGACAAAAACAACTCGTCCGATCTCTGCAAATTGCAGCTGCCGGTGGCCATAATATGATTGCAATTGGAGCTCCGGGCTGTGGAAAGACGATGGCAATCCAAATGTTTCCAGCGCTTAATCCGATTCTTACGATGGAAGAAGCACAGTCAGTAACGCGCATCTGGTCACTTGCAGGATTGATTAAACCTTCGGAACCGTTGGTTAGAATACCTCCTTTCCGAATTCCTCATCAAACAGCAACGATCGAAGGAATTTGCGGAGGCGGTCCGAACTGCAGGCCGGGAGAAATTTCTCTTTCACATAATGGAGTTTTATTTTTAGACGAAGCGGCGGAATTCCGCTCATCGGTTTTGCAGATGTTGCGCGTCCCTCTTGAAAATGGGCAAATCACATTGAGCAGAGCCGGAAGAAACACTGTATACCCTGCAAACTTTCAGCTGCTTATGGCTGTAAACCCATGTCCATGTGGAAACTTCGGTTCAAAGACAAAACTCTGTCTGTGCAGTGCAAAATCTATCGACCTTTACTGGAAGAAATTTTCGGCACCATTGCTGGACAGAATCGATTTACGAGTTTTTGTTGAAAATAACTGCAACAATTTAGAAGACGAAGCAGAGCGACCGGGTCTAGAGACGACATCGGAGATAAGAAAAGGAATTGCACGCGCGATAAACAGACAACGAGAAAGAAATGATATTAAAAATGCAAAACTCACACCGGAAGAAATTGCAGAAACATGCAAACTTGGCACACAAGCTCTAAAGATTCTCGACAACGCAACAAACCGCTACGGATTTTCTCCAAGAGCAGTTTCTTCATGCATAAAAGTTGCAAGGACAATCGCAGATATATCAGGGGATGAAGAGATTGAAGCGGAGGATATAAGAGAAGCAGTTGATTATAGGAAACTGTGCTGCAACATTGTGCCAGAATTATAA